One part of the Paenibacillus antri genome encodes these proteins:
- a CDS encoding SGNH/GDSL hydrolase family protein: MAEQAITARGEGNNEYMMSKQKSESFVFVKEDPLPLRYRPIADQTLGVRKSPLSSDAKHVRFEEGKDFVVDYDQATIRRTEGSRIPDGSQHPMYGVSPFDHTQYPDYSNRNYTVYADYWTDDPRTDDRFTVSDVERSAYLKRIARKLSSGEEALYVVYGDSISAGGEASEERLAYYGRFAESLRLLFPEGRIKIVNKSVGGEASDGGASRILDDVVPRQPDLVSIGYGMNDQNRHPHGNSVPLKLFESHLRYMVETLRKECGCDILLVTPCEPNPHWEHASGATHLYADTIKKLGVEYGVGVADAHALWNEELSAGKTPESLLLNNINHPNDYGHWIYSCAFASMLKL; the protein is encoded by the coding sequence ATGGCGGAACAAGCCATAACGGCGAGAGGGGAGGGAAATAACGAATACATGATGAGCAAGCAGAAGTCCGAGTCGTTCGTGTTCGTAAAGGAAGACCCCCTGCCGCTTCGATATCGGCCGATTGCCGACCAGACGCTGGGGGTGAGGAAAAGTCCGCTCTCTTCGGACGCTAAGCACGTTCGGTTCGAGGAAGGGAAAGACTTCGTCGTCGACTACGACCAAGCAACGATTCGCCGAACGGAGGGAAGCCGGATTCCGGACGGTTCGCAGCACCCGATGTATGGCGTATCTCCGTTCGACCATACGCAATATCCGGATTACAGCAACCGCAATTATACCGTGTACGCGGATTACTGGACCGACGACCCGCGTACGGACGACCGGTTTACCGTGTCGGACGTCGAACGGTCCGCGTATTTGAAGCGAATCGCCCGCAAGCTTTCTTCCGGGGAAGAAGCGTTGTATGTCGTCTATGGGGACAGCATCAGCGCCGGCGGGGAAGCGAGCGAAGAACGGCTGGCGTATTACGGTCGATTCGCGGAAAGCTTGCGGCTCTTATTTCCGGAAGGGCGAATCAAGATCGTAAACAAGTCCGTCGGCGGAGAAGCCAGCGACGGCGGCGCAAGTCGGATCCTTGACGATGTGGTTCCCCGGCAGCCGGACTTGGTGTCCATCGGATACGGGATGAACGATCAAAATCGGCACCCGCACGGAAACTCGGTTCCGCTCAAGCTTTTCGAAAGCCATCTTCGATACATGGTCGAGACGCTCCGCAAGGAGTGCGGTTGCGATATCTTGCTGGTCACCCCTTGCGAGCCGAATCCGCACTGGGAACACGCAAGCGGTGCGACCCATCTGTACGCGGATACGATAAAGAAGCTAGGCGTCGAGTATGGCGTCGGCGTAGCAGATGCACACGCCTTATGGAATGAAGAGCTATCCGCAGGAAAAACGCCCGAGAGCCTGCTCTTGAACAATATTAACCATCCGAACGATTACGGTCACTGGATTTACAGCTGCGCATTCGCCTCCATGTTGAAGTTATGA
- a CDS encoding glycosyl hydrolase family 28-related protein translates to MTENQNAEKDLFLTRRKLLTSIGMFGVAAAAAGLAGVAQAAEDVQGIGGENSEKKKDNAERQLPTINVAELRAVNTTPSPNTVYYVTDKGQEGVFAYDQTDVTSQDNTGTILVTASGARFKRVYEGGLNIKWFGATGDGVTDDTAAIQQCANAAQTGTVYIPAGVFKVTSTVIIPELTSIQGTGYASQLLGSACDCLTFTVSNGLSPVVVEKFAIFGSDATNYTAINVPGTAQLQRTTGITFSNIYIAYYGTGMSLRGVWHSRVYGCYMNDVWNGIKVIGQSVKNVIDSCQIIRGGGTITGSGDSMAIYVDATFDYEPGGTTEHRPEDLVITKTLTFGFDMGVNWVRCLYGVITECDFDYCRKYGINYLTTEGGLTISNNWIALTEGAALYGIYAGNFGVPGSLASCRIEHNTIGHYGGTNTQAIGISIGWNQNNTTIEGNFISGMVGYDILVDFVENAHISGNRLASDVATSIRVVSNKHPVFINGNHAKGSIEYDPNIDQLSFNGQYVKNSVPASGTWRRGDTVYNTEPVLMNDRYLIGWYRLTDGTGNALGTDWIEMKS, encoded by the coding sequence ATGACCGAAAACCAAAACGCGGAAAAAGATTTGTTCCTTACGAGAAGGAAATTGTTGACGTCGATCGGGATGTTCGGCGTCGCCGCCGCTGCGGCCGGATTGGCCGGAGTCGCTCAAGCGGCGGAGGACGTCCAAGGAATCGGTGGCGAAAACTCGGAAAAGAAGAAGGATAATGCCGAAAGGCAGCTTCCGACGATCAACGTCGCCGAGTTGCGCGCCGTGAATACGACGCCCTCGCCGAACACGGTCTACTATGTAACGGACAAGGGACAAGAAGGCGTATTCGCGTACGATCAGACGGATGTAACGTCTCAAGACAATACGGGGACGATTCTCGTTACGGCGTCCGGGGCCAGATTCAAGCGGGTTTACGAAGGCGGTCTCAATATTAAGTGGTTCGGTGCGACAGGAGACGGCGTAACGGACGACACGGCGGCGATTCAGCAGTGCGCGAACGCGGCGCAAACCGGGACGGTGTATATTCCCGCAGGAGTGTTTAAGGTAACGTCGACCGTAATCATTCCTGAACTGACGTCGATTCAGGGCACGGGCTACGCCTCACAATTGTTAGGTTCCGCCTGCGATTGCTTGACGTTCACGGTCTCCAACGGACTATCGCCGGTCGTGGTCGAGAAGTTCGCTATATTCGGCAGCGATGCGACGAATTATACGGCCATTAACGTGCCGGGTACGGCTCAACTGCAGCGAACGACGGGCATTACCTTTTCCAATATTTACATAGCTTACTACGGTACCGGCATGAGCTTGCGCGGCGTATGGCATTCCAGAGTATACGGATGTTACATGAACGATGTCTGGAACGGCATCAAGGTGATCGGACAAAGCGTGAAGAACGTGATCGACAGCTGCCAGATTATACGAGGCGGCGGTACGATTACGGGAAGCGGCGATTCTATGGCGATCTACGTTGACGCTACGTTCGATTACGAACCCGGGGGGACTACGGAGCACAGGCCGGAAGACCTCGTCATCACGAAGACGCTCACATTCGGCTTCGATATGGGCGTGAACTGGGTTCGATGCCTATATGGCGTCATTACCGAGTGCGATTTCGACTATTGCCGAAAATACGGGATTAACTATTTGACGACGGAAGGCGGCCTCACGATCAGCAATAACTGGATCGCGCTGACGGAGGGAGCGGCTTTATATGGAATTTACGCGGGCAATTTCGGCGTACCCGGCTCCCTCGCATCCTGCCGAATCGAGCATAACACGATCGGTCATTACGGCGGTACGAATACGCAAGCGATCGGGATCAGCATCGGCTGGAATCAGAACAATACGACGATCGAAGGCAACTTTATCTCCGGCATGGTAGGGTACGATATTCTAGTAGATTTTGTCGAGAATGCCCACATCTCCGGCAATCGACTAGCGTCCGATGTAGCGACGTCGATTCGAGTCGTCAGCAACAAGCATCCGGTGTTCATCAACGGAAACCATGCGAAAGGCTCCATTGAATATGATCCGAATATCGACCAACTCTCGTTCAACGGCCAATATGTCAAAAACTCCGTCCCGGCTAGCGGAACATGGCGGAGAGGGGACACGGTATACAATACCGAGCCCGTGTTGATGAACGACAGGTATCTTATCGGTTGGTACCGATTAACGGACGGCACCGGGAACGCGCTTGGAACGGATTGGATCGAGATGAAAAGCTGA
- a CDS encoding sensor histidine kinase has product MPMSWKRVKARLNQSIFSRMVVTFLLIITPLYVLSIEVYKWAIETQKQDISNTMLSQVDFYVDNFEKEIQRIKLLQFYSTNDLNLQLLAYQPDSVDDYDKTVAVTQFQQYLKAVASSSSYIKSVSAYFPTMNRVVTSATFESSIPRDEFKVLDTNSYYSIDAQMIYWNSRIFLSVSNLSNTPLEANAGKRTPAYIIGVELDQKTLENALKQFNDYENGGAVMIDRDAKFELASTNRTETNLEMMSYIRKAVAVEKSGSFNIEIAGETYWAVYTSSDYLGLTLCKFIPEREVLKNFQKYSYWLWVFTATSVLLILLYSFSTYRLIYKPLSILVKAFRKMERGEMEASITHQTHDEFRYLYGAFNTMVYKVNTLIEQVYKQKILAQHAQLKQLQTQIIPHFLYNSYFILHRMVIDEDNDHAARFSQLLGNYLKFITRSGEDEVMLDREVEHARIYTEIVGMRFANRLSLRFEEPPQACKRIKVPRLVIQPIIENALEHGLTHTASGGVLNISFSESEGALDVIVEDNGTGLTDERLERLCESLNEKPGMDDVETTGIQNIHRRLRYRFGAGSGLLLSRSEFGGLKAVIRVAHGDV; this is encoded by the coding sequence ATGCCGATGTCCTGGAAGCGCGTGAAGGCGCGGTTGAATCAGTCCATTTTCAGCAGAATGGTCGTCACGTTCCTTCTCATTATCACTCCATTATATGTGCTTAGCATTGAAGTATATAAATGGGCGATCGAGACGCAGAAGCAGGATATTTCGAACACGATGCTCTCTCAAGTCGATTTTTACGTCGACAATTTCGAGAAGGAAATTCAAAGGATCAAGCTGCTCCAGTTTTACAGCACGAACGATCTAAATTTACAGTTATTGGCCTACCAGCCCGACTCGGTGGACGACTACGATAAGACGGTTGCGGTGACGCAGTTTCAACAATATTTGAAAGCGGTTGCCAGCAGCAGCTCGTATATTAAAAGCGTTAGTGCCTATTTTCCTACCATGAACCGAGTCGTTACTTCGGCGACCTTCGAGAGCTCTATTCCGAGAGACGAATTTAAGGTGTTAGATACGAATTCTTATTATTCGATAGACGCGCAAATGATTTACTGGAACAGCCGGATCTTCTTAAGCGTGTCGAATTTGTCGAATACGCCATTAGAGGCGAACGCGGGGAAGCGCACGCCTGCGTACATCATCGGCGTAGAGCTCGATCAGAAGACTCTGGAGAACGCTCTGAAGCAGTTCAACGATTACGAAAACGGCGGAGCCGTCATGATCGACCGCGACGCGAAGTTCGAGCTTGCGAGCACGAACCGAACGGAGACGAACCTGGAGATGATGAGCTATATCCGGAAAGCCGTCGCAGTCGAGAAGAGCGGTTCCTTTAATATCGAAATCGCGGGAGAGACGTATTGGGCCGTCTATACGAGCTCCGATTATCTCGGTCTTACTCTGTGCAAATTTATCCCCGAACGCGAAGTGCTGAAAAACTTCCAGAAATACTCTTACTGGCTTTGGGTGTTTACCGCGACGTCCGTGCTGCTGATTTTGCTATATTCCTTTTCTACGTATCGATTGATTTACAAGCCTCTGTCCATTCTCGTGAAAGCGTTCCGGAAAATGGAGAGAGGGGAAATGGAAGCTTCCATCACGCATCAAACCCACGATGAGTTCCGCTATTTATACGGCGCGTTCAATACGATGGTGTACAAAGTCAACACGCTGATCGAACAGGTATATAAACAAAAAATTCTCGCGCAGCATGCGCAGCTGAAGCAGCTGCAGACGCAAATCATCCCTCACTTCCTTTATAACAGCTACTTTATTTTGCACCGTATGGTCATTGACGAAGACAATGACCATGCGGCCCGATTTTCCCAGCTGCTCGGCAATTACCTGAAATTCATCACCCGGAGCGGCGAGGATGAGGTCATGCTGGACAGGGAGGTCGAGCATGCGCGAATCTATACGGAAATTGTAGGCATGCGCTTCGCCAATCGGCTGTCGCTCCGCTTCGAGGAACCCCCGCAAGCGTGCAAGCGCATCAAAGTTCCCCGACTCGTTATCCAGCCGATCATCGAGAACGCATTGGAGCACGGGCTTACGCATACGGCGAGCGGCGGGGTGTTGAATATTTCATTTTCCGAATCGGAGGGGGCGTTGGACGTGATCGTCGAGGATAACGGGACGGGGTTGACCGACGAAAGGTTGGAGCGGCTGTGCGAATCCTTGAACGAAAAACCCGGCATGGACGACGTCGAAACGACAGGCATTCAAAACATCCACCGGAGGCTGCGGTACCGGTTCGGCGCCGGCAGCGGATTGTTGCTGTCCCGAAGCGAGTTCGGAGGATTAAAGGCGGTGATTCGCGTTGCACATGGCGATGTATAA
- a CDS encoding response regulator encodes MAMYKLLIVDDEQLIVDWLYRLFGGLPRLNLDIYRAYSGEQAMHWLNRTKIDVVLTDIHMPGMDGMRLLENIKSRWPDCKVVFLTGYNQFEYVYTAIKHDGVSYLLKTETDEEIVGSVEKAIAEVERSFRDAERLDKVNQQVNKAIPLLQKQYLSHLLWGDQALLPVTQAQLDDAELPLRADLPVLALLGRMDHYSGQSNRPERNRLIYTVRSVIEDVAFERMHTAFVHEEPYFIWLFQPSASVSDWEQACLYVREMLDTAQRICAESLHVGMSFALGKGTCEWGMVAAKAEGLKRLLNFRIGPSGGVIATEGDPGSDEFDGSGSYGPPRPDSTLLIQLNRIGKLASALERGDKEEFFDTFSEVADYLKGVRNIRYAPASEVYLSLSLKLISYINRWGLAETQLWPGGLERLTRLEFDSWADATDELRAVAEQIFTVQARHLENRERDTILRVQKYIFEHLSEDISLVKLGELTHFNPSYLSRLFKQVTGTNISDLIHQARIDKAKELLGNTAMKIQDVSAAVGFDSPAYFAKFFKKSTQMTPQEYRDSVT; translated from the coding sequence ATGGCGATGTATAAGCTGTTAATCGTGGACGACGAGCAGTTGATCGTGGATTGGTTGTACCGGCTGTTCGGCGGCTTACCGCGATTGAACTTGGATATTTACCGGGCGTATTCGGGGGAACAAGCCATGCATTGGCTGAACCGGACGAAAATCGATGTCGTGCTTACCGATATCCACATGCCGGGCATGGACGGCATGCGGCTGCTCGAAAACATCAAGAGCCGATGGCCCGACTGCAAGGTCGTATTTTTAACCGGATACAACCAATTCGAGTATGTGTATACGGCGATTAAGCACGACGGGGTGAGCTATTTATTGAAAACGGAAACCGACGAAGAAATCGTCGGCTCGGTCGAAAAAGCGATCGCGGAAGTAGAAAGAAGTTTCCGGGACGCGGAGCGGCTGGACAAGGTGAATCAGCAGGTCAACAAAGCGATTCCGCTGCTTCAGAAACAATATTTAAGTCATTTGCTCTGGGGGGATCAGGCGTTGCTTCCGGTGACGCAGGCGCAGTTAGACGATGCGGAGCTCCCGCTTCGGGCGGATCTTCCCGTCCTTGCGCTGCTCGGGCGAATGGACCATTATTCGGGACAATCGAACCGGCCAGAAAGAAATCGCCTGATCTACACCGTGAGGAGCGTAATCGAGGACGTGGCGTTTGAGCGGATGCATACCGCGTTCGTTCATGAGGAGCCGTACTTCATCTGGTTGTTCCAGCCCTCGGCGTCCGTTTCCGACTGGGAACAGGCGTGTCTGTACGTGAGGGAGATGCTGGACACCGCGCAGAGAATATGCGCGGAATCGCTCCATGTCGGTATGTCTTTCGCGCTGGGCAAGGGTACATGCGAATGGGGGATGGTCGCAGCGAAGGCGGAAGGGTTAAAGCGGCTGCTTAACTTCCGAATCGGTCCGAGCGGCGGCGTCATCGCGACCGAAGGCGACCCCGGCTCCGACGAATTCGACGGCAGCGGCTCCTACGGTCCGCCTCGGCCGGACAGTACCCTTTTGATCCAGCTGAACCGAATCGGGAAGCTCGCCAGCGCCTTGGAACGTGGGGACAAGGAAGAATTTTTCGACACGTTTTCCGAAGTCGCGGATTACTTAAAGGGGGTTCGCAATATACGGTACGCCCCTGCGTCAGAGGTGTATCTTTCGCTTTCCTTAAAGCTGATCTCGTATATCAACCGTTGGGGATTGGCTGAAACCCAGTTATGGCCCGGAGGGTTGGAACGGCTGACCCGGCTCGAATTCGACAGCTGGGCGGACGCGACCGATGAGTTGCGCGCCGTCGCGGAACAAATTTTCACGGTGCAAGCGCGCCATCTTGAGAACAGGGAAAGGGACACGATCCTGCGTGTACAGAAGTACATTTTCGAGCATCTGTCGGAGGACATTTCGTTGGTGAAGCTTGGGGAGCTGACTCATTTCAATCCGTCTTATTTATCTCGGTTGTTCAAACAAGTGACCGGGACTAACATTTCGGATCTGATTCATCAAGCTCGAATCGATAAGGCGAAGGAGCTGCTCGGCAATACCGCCATGAAAATCCAAGACGTATCGGCAGCCGTCGGATTCGACTCTCCGGCGTATTTCGCTAAGTTTTTCAAGAAATCGACTCAGATGACGCCGCAAGAATACCGCGACTCCGTTACATAA
- a CDS encoding extracellular solute-binding protein, translating into MKLRRNARSITLPLAALAIATAACSTGSSTGEEPTPPGGASEPSAVPASGPLDPFEPEITLTSVRADLGTNYKYDQGETIDNNIWIQEYKEKLGINLSYQWVVPSDQYQQKFGVALASNDLPDVLDVDIKNLKLLTENDVIADLTDVYEQYATPLTKSVIEGDGGLMLGTAKIGGKLMAIPETLSMLDNVEMIWIRKDWLEKLNLPVPTTMDELVKTAEAFVTQDPDGNGQADTYGFAFNKDAVLGTVTGWADIAPIFYAFHAYPNGWIKDDTGNLVSGTIQPEVKTTLAFLNDLYNRKMIDPEFGVKDGTKVAESTTAGKIGIAYGAMWNSIWPLNSSKENAEDPGEWIPIPPVSSDDKPVLSLVSNPAANYHVVNKNFEHPEALIKMINLWVENTIGPNANNDKYGTTLEGKEVFKMSMFRVWKPKQNLESFQAVRGALEKKDPTGLNSTDKSNYEKVLAYEGGDVKSWGYASVFGPGGSQSILEQIDQNNLMIFNEFYGAPTQSMIDKGATLGKMQSETFLKIIMGKEPIDEFDNFVEQWKKLGGDDITKEVNEWYQSNQ; encoded by the coding sequence ATGAAGCTACGGCGCAACGCAAGATCGATCACGTTACCGCTCGCCGCTCTCGCAATCGCGACGGCCGCTTGCAGCACAGGCTCTTCGACCGGGGAAGAACCGACTCCGCCCGGCGGCGCCTCCGAGCCGTCCGCCGTTCCCGCAAGCGGTCCTCTAGATCCGTTCGAACCGGAAATTACGCTCACGAGCGTTAGGGCGGACCTCGGCACCAACTACAAATACGATCAAGGCGAGACGATCGACAACAACATATGGATTCAGGAATACAAGGAGAAGCTCGGCATTAACCTGTCGTATCAATGGGTCGTTCCGTCCGACCAATACCAACAGAAGTTCGGCGTCGCGCTCGCGTCGAACGATCTGCCGGACGTGCTTGACGTCGACATTAAGAACCTCAAGCTTCTGACGGAGAACGACGTCATCGCCGATCTCACCGACGTCTACGAGCAATACGCCACGCCGCTGACCAAGAGCGTGATCGAAGGCGACGGCGGGCTCATGCTAGGGACGGCGAAAATCGGCGGCAAGCTGATGGCGATCCCGGAAACGCTTTCGATGCTGGACAACGTCGAAATGATCTGGATTCGCAAAGACTGGCTCGAAAAGCTCAATTTGCCGGTCCCGACGACGATGGACGAACTGGTGAAGACAGCCGAAGCGTTCGTGACGCAGGACCCTGACGGGAACGGCCAAGCCGACACATACGGTTTCGCCTTCAATAAGGACGCCGTCCTCGGAACCGTTACCGGGTGGGCGGACATCGCACCGATCTTCTACGCGTTCCACGCGTATCCGAACGGCTGGATCAAGGACGATACGGGCAATCTCGTCAGCGGTACGATTCAACCTGAAGTGAAGACGACGCTAGCGTTCTTGAATGACTTATACAACCGGAAGATGATCGATCCGGAATTCGGCGTCAAAGACGGCACGAAAGTGGCCGAGTCGACGACGGCGGGGAAAATCGGCATCGCGTACGGAGCTATGTGGAACTCGATCTGGCCGCTGAACTCGAGCAAAGAAAACGCCGAAGACCCCGGCGAATGGATCCCGATTCCGCCGGTTTCGAGCGACGACAAGCCGGTCCTATCCCTGGTATCCAACCCGGCCGCGAACTACCACGTAGTCAACAAAAATTTCGAGCATCCGGAAGCATTGATCAAAATGATCAACCTTTGGGTTGAAAACACGATCGGTCCGAACGCGAACAACGACAAGTACGGCACGACGTTGGAAGGCAAGGAAGTATTCAAGATGTCCATGTTCCGGGTGTGGAAGCCGAAGCAAAACCTAGAAAGCTTCCAGGCGGTTCGGGGAGCGTTGGAGAAGAAAGATCCGACCGGGCTGAACAGCACCGACAAATCGAACTATGAAAAGGTGCTCGCGTACGAAGGCGGCGACGTCAAAAGCTGGGGGTACGCTTCCGTGTTCGGACCGGGAGGCTCGCAATCGATTCTGGAGCAAATCGATCAAAACAACCTTATGATTTTCAACGAATTTTATGGCGCGCCGACCCAATCGATGATCGACAAAGGCGCGACGCTAGGCAAGATGCAAAGCGAAACGTTCCTGAAAATTATTATGGGGAAGGAGCCGATCGACGAGTTCGACAACTTCGTGGAGCAGTGGAAAAAGCTGGGCGGAGACGACATTACGAAAGAAGTGAACGAGTGGTACCAATCGAATCAATAA
- a CDS encoding ABC transporter permease encodes MQAARRKGKKWIRESPLHLMMVPGIILLLIFSYGPMIGVIMAFQRYNVVKGFFGSDWVGLDNFEFILQIPDVRQVFWNTVFIAFMKIVAGLIVPVLLALLLNELRAKYVKRSIQTIIYLPYFLSWVLLAGILIDILSPSEGIVNQLLSWFGIEPIFFLGNEDVFPYMLVTTHVWKEAGFGTIIYLAALTGIDPTLYEAAIVDGANRWRQTWHVTLPGILPIVVLMTVLSLGGILNAGFDQVYNLYNPLVYSTGDIIDTMVYRMGLIENQYSLATAIGLFKSVISVVLIVVSYKLADKYAGYRVL; translated from the coding sequence ATGCAGGCTGCAAGAAGGAAGGGGAAGAAGTGGATTCGGGAATCCCCCCTGCATCTCATGATGGTGCCGGGAATCATCCTGCTTCTGATCTTCAGCTACGGGCCCATGATCGGCGTGATCATGGCGTTCCAACGGTACAATGTCGTGAAAGGGTTCTTCGGTTCGGACTGGGTCGGACTCGACAACTTCGAGTTCATCCTGCAAATTCCCGACGTGCGTCAAGTATTTTGGAATACCGTGTTCATCGCGTTCATGAAAATCGTGGCCGGTTTGATCGTTCCGGTACTGCTCGCCCTGCTCTTGAACGAATTGCGGGCGAAATACGTTAAACGAAGCATCCAAACGATCATCTATCTTCCGTACTTTTTGTCTTGGGTGCTCCTCGCCGGCATTTTGATCGATATTTTGTCTCCGTCCGAAGGAATCGTCAATCAATTGTTATCCTGGTTCGGGATCGAGCCGATTTTCTTCCTCGGGAACGAGGACGTGTTCCCGTACATGCTCGTCACGACGCATGTGTGGAAGGAGGCCGGCTTCGGCACGATCATTTATTTGGCGGCTTTGACCGGCATCGACCCTACGCTGTACGAAGCCGCGATCGTCGACGGAGCGAATCGTTGGAGACAGACGTGGCACGTCACGCTGCCCGGCATTCTCCCGATCGTCGTTTTAATGACCGTATTAAGCCTCGGAGGCATTTTAAACGCGGGATTCGATCAAGTGTACAATCTGTACAACCCTCTCGTCTACAGCACCGGTGACATTATCGATACCATGGTCTACCGTATGGGACTGATCGAAAATCAATACAGCTTGGCCACGGCGATCGGGCTGTTTAAATCGGTCATCTCCGTCGTTCTCATCGTCGTATCGTATAAGCTGGCCGACAAATACGCGGGCTATCGCGTGTTATAG
- a CDS encoding carbohydrate ABC transporter permease, translating into MQYKMSFGRSVFVAFNYIVLVGFALLCLLPMVHLLAISLSSGTAAAAGFVTLWPVDFTFKAYEYVANKPEFTRSMIVSFQRVLIGVPLDMLLTLLIAYPLSKDARTLSFRRGYIVFFMITILFGGGLIPWYMVIKMTGLLDSIFALILPGAVSVFNVILLFNFFRNLPKEIEEAAYIDGAGHWYTLWKIFVPLSMPAIATLILFTTVGHWNSWFDGIILMNRTENYPLQSYLQTVVVQQGLERMITIQDTALLQEVSNRTNKAAQIFIGALPILLVYPFLQRYFMSGIVLGSVKG; encoded by the coding sequence ATGCAATACAAGATGTCTTTCGGTCGGTCGGTATTTGTCGCGTTCAATTACATCGTCTTAGTCGGGTTCGCCTTGTTATGCTTGCTGCCCATGGTTCATCTGCTCGCCATCTCCCTGAGCAGCGGCACGGCGGCGGCGGCAGGGTTCGTCACGCTATGGCCCGTCGACTTCACCTTCAAGGCCTACGAGTACGTAGCGAACAAGCCGGAGTTCACCCGATCGATGATCGTCTCGTTCCAGCGTGTGCTGATCGGCGTTCCGTTGGATATGCTGCTTACGCTCCTTATTGCGTATCCATTGTCCAAGGACGCGCGGACGCTCTCTTTCCGTAGAGGGTATATCGTATTTTTCATGATCACGATTTTGTTCGGAGGCGGTCTCATTCCCTGGTATATGGTCATCAAGATGACCGGCCTGCTCGACAGTATCTTCGCGCTCATTCTTCCCGGGGCGGTTTCCGTCTTCAACGTCATTTTATTGTTCAACTTCTTCCGGAACTTGCCGAAGGAGATCGAGGAAGCGGCTTATATCGACGGCGCGGGACACTGGTATACGTTATGGAAAATCTTCGTGCCGTTGTCGATGCCTGCGATCGCTACGTTAATCCTGTTCACCACCGTAGGCCACTGGAACAGCTGGTTCGACGGCATCATCCTAATGAATCGAACGGAAAATTATCCACTACAAAGCTACCTTCAAACCGTCGTCGTACAGCAAGGGTTGGAGCGGATGATCACGATTCAGGATACCGCCTTGCTTCAGGAGGTGTCCAACCGGACCAACAAGGCGGCGCAAATCTTTATCGGCGCCTTGCCGATTCTGCTCGTCTACCCGTTCCTGCAACGTTATTTCATGAGCGGTATCGTGCTCGGCAGCGTCAAGGGGTAA
- a CDS encoding Gfo/Idh/MocA family protein, translated as MEILRVGMIGTGGIAGWHARQLLELPEVEIAALADVNPDSLERFTEKYGLHRAAAYPDYQTMLDDAVLDAVIICSPHTEHYRQARDVLDRGLHVLIEKPMTCTSAEAENLIQAAERSGKILQVSYQRHCQPEFLYIRDTIRSGEIGKLTSITASLYQGWREGTTNSWRQDPSLSGGGFLMDSGSHIIDVLLWTTGLTPVEVKTQLHRQGSPVEIDTFSSIRFAEGAIAGLNLVGHAPCWHETYVFIGEKGGIFFDNGKITLRKAGEEPVVPKLPEPATNQDKSFIDAILGRHEVMVPGEFALKVVKFSEMVYQAAGYVPDVMPASD; from the coding sequence ATGGAAATTCTACGCGTCGGCATGATCGGCACCGGAGGCATCGCCGGGTGGCACGCCCGCCAACTGCTGGAGCTCCCCGAAGTTGAAATCGCGGCTTTGGCCGATGTGAATCCGGACAGTCTCGAACGGTTTACGGAGAAATACGGGCTTCATCGTGCCGCGGCTTATCCGGATTATCAGACGATGTTGGACGATGCCGTGCTGGATGCAGTCATCATCTGCTCGCCGCATACCGAACATTACCGGCAAGCCCGCGATGTGCTTGACAGGGGGTTGCATGTCCTCATCGAGAAGCCGATGACGTGCACATCGGCGGAGGCGGAAAACCTCATTCAAGCGGCCGAGCGGTCGGGTAAAATTCTGCAGGTGTCGTATCAGCGCCACTGTCAGCCTGAGTTTCTGTATATTCGAGATACGATCCGAAGCGGAGAGATCGGGAAGCTGACTTCCATCACCGCCTCGCTCTACCAAGGATGGCGAGAGGGGACCACGAACTCCTGGCGCCAGGATCCTTCGCTCTCCGGGGGCGGGTTCCTAATGGATTCAGGCAGCCATATTATTGACGTGCTGCTGTGGACCACAGGTCTTACTCCTGTCGAAGTGAAGACACAACTCCACCGGCAGGGCTCGCCTGTGGAAATCGACACGTTCAGCTCTATCCGTTTTGCCGAAGGCGCTATAGCTGGACTGAACCTCGTCGGGCATGCGCCATGCTGGCATGAAACCTACGTGTTCATTGGTGAAAAGGGCGGGATTTTCTTTGACAACGGAAAGATCACGCTGCGTAAAGCTGGGGAGGAGCCGGTCGTGCCGAAGCTGCCGGAGCCTGCGACGAATCAAGACAAAAGCTTTATCGATGCGATTCTTGGCCGCCACGAAGTCATGGTCCCCGGCGAATTCGCGCTCAAAGTCGTGAAATTCTCCGAAATGGTTTACCAGGCTGCAGGATACGTGCCGGACGTTATGCCTGCGTCCGACTAA